A single genomic interval of Cucumis sativus cultivar 9930 chromosome 5, Cucumber_9930_V3, whole genome shotgun sequence harbors:
- the LOC101218547 gene encoding alpha/beta hydrolase domain-containing protein 17B, which yields MGGVTSSMAAKLAFFPPNPPSYKLVNDEYTGLLLLTPFPHRENVEILKLPTRRGTEVVAVFIRYPMATSTLLYSHGNAADLGQMYELFIELSIHLRVNLMGYDYSGYGQSSGKPTEQNTYADIEAVYKCLEESYGIKQEDIILYGQSVGSGPTLDLAARLPLLRAVILHSPILSGLRVMYPVKRSYWFDIYKNIDKIPLVDCPVLIIHGTSDDVVDCSHGKQLWELCKEKYEPLWIKGGNHCDLELYPEYIKHLKKFISTVEKSPSQRYSSRKSTDQIEKPRRSVEFFEVSRKSTDRREKPRQSTDRPEKLKNQYGNTDKLEKVRMSVDHKERSRRSVDCHEKSRKSVDHQLERARKSVDRLDRIHTG from the exons ATGGGTGGTGTTACTTCGTCCATGGCGGCGAAATTAGCTTTTTTCCCGCCGAACCCGCCTTCTTACAAACTTGTTAACGATGAATATACGGGTCTTTTGCTTCTTACCCCTTTTCCTCATCGTGAAAACGTTGAGATCCTTAAGTTGCCTACTCGTCGTGGTACTGAGGTTGTTGCTGTTTTCATTCGTTACCCTATGGCGACCTCGACTTTGCTATATTCTCATGGAAACGCGGCTGATCTGGGTCAGATGTATGaacttttcattgaattaAGCATTCATCTTCGAGTTAACCTCATGGG GTATGACTATTCAGGGTACGGACAATCATCTGGAAAG CCAACTGAGCAGAATACATATGCAGATATTGAAGCTGTATACAAGTGTCTTGAAGAAAGTTATGGTATTAAGCAGGAAGATATCATTCTATATGGTCAATCGGTTGGAAGTGGCCCAACTTTGGATCTTGCAGCGCGGCTGCCTCTCTTAAGAGCTGTAATTCTTCATAGTCCAATACTTTCTGGTTTAAGAGTCATGTATCCAGTCAAGCGTTCGTATTGGTTCGACATTTATAAG AACATTGACAAAATTCCCTTGGTTGATTGCCCTGTTCTTATCATCCAC GGAACTTCAGATGATGTGGTTGATTGCTCACATGGTAAGCAACTTTGGGAACTATGCAAAGAAAAGTATGAACCATTGTGGATTAAAGGAGGAAACCATTGTGATTTGGAGCTCTATCCTGAGTATATCAAGCACTTGAAAAAGTTCATATCAACAGTGGAGAAATCCCCATCCCAGAGGTACAGTTCCAGGAAGAGCACAGATCAGATTGAGAAACCTCGAAGGAGTGTAGAGTTTTTTGAAGTTTCGAGGAAGAGCACAGATAGGCGAGAGAAACCAAGGCAAAGCACTGATAGGcctgaaaaattgaagaaccaATACGGTAATACagataaattagaaaaagtgaGAATGTCGGTCGACCATAAAGAAAGGTCACGTAGGAGTGTTGATTGTCATGAGAAGTCAAGAAAAAGTGTTGATCACCAGTTGGAACGAGCAAGAAAGAGTGTCGATCGGCTTGACAGAATACACACTGGATAA
- the LOC101218780 gene encoding probable tRNA N6-adenosine threonylcarbamoyltransferase, whose amino-acid sequence MKKMTALGFEGSANKIGVGVVTLDGNILSNPRHTYITPPGHGFLPRETAQHHLHHILPLVKSALETAKITPKDIDCLCYTKGPGMGAPLQVSAVAVRVLSQIWNKPIVAVNHCVAHIEMGRVVTGADDPVVLYVSGGNTQVIAYSEGRYRIFGETIDIAVGNCLDRFARVLTLSNDPSPGYNIEQLAKKGKLFIELPYVVKGMDVSFSGILSYIESTAEEKLKSNECTPADLCYSLQETLFAMLVEITERAMAHCDKKDVLIVGGVGCNERLQEMMRIMCSERGGRLFATDDRYCIDNGAMIAYTGLLAWAHGDSTPLEEVTFTQRFRTDEVHAIWREKALTNGKELMEEDV is encoded by the exons atgaagaaaatgacagCTTTGGGTTTTGAGGGTTCAGCAAACAAGATCGGTGTTGGGGTTGTAACTTTAGATGGCAACATTTTGTCAAACCCACGTCACACCTACATTACACCTCCTGGTCATGGCTTCCTTCCTCGTGAAACTGCACAACACCATCTCCACCACATTCTTCCATTGGTTAAGTCTGCTCTGGAAACTGCAAAAATTACCCCAAAGGATATTGACTGCCTTTGTTACACCAAAGGGCCTGGCATGGGAGCTCCTCTTCAGGTTTCTGCTGTTGCTGTGAGGGTTCTTTCTCAGATTTGGAATAAGCCTATTGTTGCTGTTAATCATTGTGTTGCACATATTGAGATGGGAAGGGTTGTAACTGGTGCAGATGATCCTGTTGTCTTGTATGTTAGTGGTGGGAATACTCAGGTGATTGCTTATAGTGAAGGAAGGTATAGAATCTTTGGGGAGACTATTGATATTGCTGTTGGAAATTGCTTGGACCGGTTTGCAAGAGTCCTAACACTATCCAATGACCCAAGTCCTGGATACAATATTGAACAG CTtgcaaagaaaggaaaactttTTATTGAACTTCCATATGTTGTCAAAGGGATGGATGTATCATTCAGTGGGATATTGAGCTACATCGAATCAACTGCTGAGGAGAAGCTAAAAAGTAATGAGTGTACTCCTGCTGACTTGTGCTACTCTCTGCAG GAGACTTTGTTTGCTATGCTTGTGGAAATAACAGAAAGAGCCATGGCTCACTGTGACAAGAAAGATGTTCTTATAGTCGGTGGTGTAGGTTGTAATGAGCGCTTGCAAGAGATGATGAGAATAATGTGCTCTGAGAGAGGTGGAAGGCTATTTGCAACTGATGACCGTTACTGTATTGATAATGGGGCAATGATCGCATATACTGGTCTTCTTGCTTGGGCACATGGTGATTCGACACCATTGGAGGAAGTAACATTCACCCAACGGTTTCGAACTGATGAAGTACATGCAATCTGGAGAGAAAAGGCTTTGACTAACGGAAAGGAGCTTATGGAAGAAGATGTCTAA
- the LOC101215045 gene encoding cytochrome P450 724B1, with the protein MEVIGTNLSPMIIIVLALSFAISIIFHLLLKLFLVTSKKNPNLPPGSMGLPFVGETLSFLNPHHSNSIGTFLQHHFSRYGKIFKSRLFGRPAIVSCDRELNYFVLQNDDKLFKVSYPKAMHNILGTNSLLISAGDTHRKLRSVIVSFITRCKTRPNFLHSLHNLSVSLTDSWRSQTHVSFIKEMKMFALSLMVKEVFGIEAKELIGTKIFEEFETFMIGFVSLPLNFPGTPYFKAVKARGRLSTIVKEMIRERRKRGLVGGNNNDDDFLQVLMSNNWKLSDEEIVSVVLDIMLGSYETTATLLGLIVYFLAHSPPNILAKLKEEHQAIRNGKRKGECLNLEDYKRMEFTFNVAYEAMRCGNVVKFLHREAITDVKFKDIVIPSGWKVHPVFSAIHLDPTLHPNPQQFNPSRWSDDKEMNKKVTPFGGGPRLCPGIELAKLEIAFFVHHFVLNYRWKTRDDECPLAYPYVKFKRDLMLEIEPLQLLK; encoded by the exons ATGGAAGTAATTGGTACAAATTTGAGCCCtatgattattattgtattagcATTAAGCTTTGCAATATCAATCATCTTTCACCTTCTTCTTAAACTCTTTCTAgttacttcaaaaaaaaaccctaatttgccTCCTGGCTCCATGGGCTTACCCTTTGTTGGTGAAACTCTTAGCTTCCTCAACCCTCATCATTCCAACTCAATTGGTACCTTCCTTCAACACCATTTCTCAAG GTATGGGAAGATTTTCAAATCTCGTCTATTCGGTAGGCCGGCCATAGTGTCATGTGATAGAGAGCTTAACTACTTCGTTCTTCAAAACGACGATAAGCTTTTCAAAGTAAGCTATCCAAAAGCAATGCATAATATTCTAGGTACCAATTCTTTGCTTATTAGCGCCGGCGACACTCACCGGAAACTTCGAAGTGTCATTGTTAGCTTCATCACCAGGTGCAAAACCAGACCCAATTTTCTTCACTCCCTCCACAATTTATCTGTCTCTTTAACGGACTCTTGGAGATCCCAAACCCATGTCTCCTTTatcaaagaaatgaagatg TTTGCTTTAAGCCTTATGGTGAAGGAAGTATTTGGCATCGAAGCAAAGGAGTTGATAGGGACAAAGATATTTGAAGAGTTTGAAACCTTTATGATAGGCTTTGTTTCTTTGCCTTTAAATTTCCCAGGAACTCCTTACTTTAAGGCTGTCAAG GCTAGAGGAAGACTTTCTACGATTGTGAAAGAGATGATAAgggagagaagaaagagaggatTAGTTGGAGggaataataatgatgatgattttCTACAAGTGTTAATGTCAAATAATTGGAAGCTTAGTGATGAAGAAATTGTGAGTGTTGTTTTGGACATAATGCTTGGAAGTTACGAGACAACAGCTACTCTCTTGGGATTGATTGTCTATTTTCTTGCTCATTCACCTCCTAATATTCTTGCAAAATTGAAG GAAGAACATCAAGCaataagaaatggaaaaagaaagggagaatGTCTCAATTTGGAAGATTACAAGCGAATGGAGTTCACATTCAAT gtGGCATATGAAGCCATGAGATGTGGGAATGTGGTGAAGTTTTTACATAGGGAAGCTATTACAGATGTCAAATTCAAAG ATATTGTCATACCCAGTGGGTGGAAAGTTCATCCAGTTTTCTCAGCAATTCATCTTGATCCAACCCTTCATCCAAATCCACAACAATTTAATCCTTCCAGATGGAGT GATGATAaggaaatgaacaaaaaagtGACACCATTTGGTGGAGGGCCAAGACTTTGTCCAGGGATTGAGCTTGCCAAACTAGAGATTGCTTTTTTCGTTCATCATTTTGTCCTTAATTATAG GTGGAAGACAAGAGATGATGAATGTCCACTAGCTTACCcatatgttaaatttaaaagagacTTGATGCTTGAGATTGAGCCCTTGCAGCTACTCAAATGA